The following DNA comes from Candidatus Binatia bacterium.
GAAACGGTGGCACTACGAGCCGAATCGGAAGCGTCGCAGCGCCAGTTCGACCGGAGGACCTGGGGCATCCTGGGCCTTGCGATCCTCGTCATCCTGGCGTTCACCGCGACCATTCCCTCGCTCTACATGGGTCTCGTTCGCTCCGGGTTCCTCGGCGACAGGCTGCCGCCCGGGGGCGGGTGGGTGCTCCTCGTCGGACTCATCGGGCTGACCGCGCTCTTCTGCCTCTACATGGTGCACCAGCAGCTCTCGATCAACCGGCTCCGGGAGCGGATGGTGCGCGACCAGATGGAGCTGGAGCAGTCGCGGGGCCGCCTGGCCGAGCTGACGTCGCTCTTCCAGCTGGGCAACAGCCTCCACATGGAGCTGCCGCTCGAAACCATCCTCGAGATCACCGTGCGACGCGTCGCCTCCACGCTCCACTCCCACGACGTGACGCTCTTCCTCTACGAGCCCGATACGAAAGCGCTCTCGGCCAAGGCCGCGTTCGGCCTGACCCCGCACGAGCCGGAGCCGGACGTGGCGCTGGGAGAGGGCGCCGTCGGGTGGGCGGCGCGCCACCGCGAGCCGATCTTGATGTCGGCCCGCGAGCGGGACGCGCGCTTCGCCGAGTTCTTCGCCGCGCACCCCGACGTGGGCTCGGCGCTCTTCCTGCCGATCGCGCTGGAGTCGAAGACGTTCGCGGTGCTCCAGGTCTGTCGCGCCGTCCGGGCGGAGGCCTTCCGCCTGGAGCACCGGGACATCGGCCAGCTCTTCGCGGAGAACGTGGCGTCGGTGCTCGACCGCGCGATCGTGATGGACCGGCTTCGCCGCGCGACCTCCGCGGTGGCGGCGGCCGCCCTGCCGGGTCCGGACGGTCATGGCGGAGCGTTCCACGACAGCTTCCTCGGCGCCGCGGCGGCCGAGCTCAAGTCCCCGCTCACGGCGATCGTGGCCTACTCCGAAGTGCTGGACCAGAACGACCGGAAGATGACCCCCTCGATGCGGGCGGAGTTCACCGGCCGCCTCCGGAGCGAGGCGCAGCGGATGATGGCGCTGGTGGACGACGTGCTCGACCTGGTGCGGCTGGATCTGGGCCGCTACGTCCTGGAGCTGCGCGTGACCAACGTGAACGACGTGGCGCGTGGAGCGATCGAGGCGGTCCGGGCTCAGGCCGACGCGAAGCAGATCGAGCTGGAGCTCTCCGTGGACCGGAGGGTCCCGAATCAGCATCTCGACCCCGCCAAGGTGCGGCAGTCGATCGCGAACGTGCTCCGGAACGGCATCCGATTCTCCCCGATGAAGAGCCGGATCCGCGTCGCGACCTGGCTGCGCGACGACGGCGTCGTCGTCGAGATCAAGGACTCCGGGCCCCCGGTCGCGCCGGAATCGGCCACGTCGGTCTTCGAGCTGGAGAGCGCGGTGAACGAGGAGTGCAAGCGCTGCAAGGACGGCCTCGGCTTCGGGCTCCACCTGGCCAAGCGGTTCGTGGAGCTGCATGGCGGAAGCGTGAGCGCGGGAACGGACGCCGCGAGTGGGGGCGCGGCGTTCTGGCTGACCCTGCCGGCCGGCGAGGACCTCTCCAACGTCGTGGGCGGCGACCCCTTCGCCGGAGAGCTGGCGAAGAGCTAGGCAAACGCTAGGCGGGGCCCGTTCCCATCCCGCCGGCCCGGCCGCGATCGCCGGCGCTTCGCGCCCGCGCGTTCCTCCCGAGCGCGGCGTGCACCATCGCAAGCTCCCCCACGTTCTCCAGGGTCACCATCCCCACGACGCGCCCTCCCTCCATCACGAGCAGCGCGGGGCAGCCGCTCCGATCGATCCGCTGGAAGACGTCCTCGAGGTACTCGCGCGGATGCGCGGTGCCGCAGTCCCGCCGCGCCACGTCCCCCACGGCGCGGTCGCGCGGACCGTGGGCCAGAGCCGCCATCAGGTCGCGGCGGGTCAGGATGCCGACGGGGGGCGACCCGTCGAAGGCTCCGAGCACCGGGAAATCCTGCTGGTCGCCCGACAGGAGCAGCTCCACGGCGCGCGTGAGCGGCTCGTCGGCGCGGAGGGTGCGGAAGTCGCGGATCATCGCGCGCGAGACCGGGACGCCGGCGAACGCCGTACGCATCTGGGCCATCGACGACTCCTGCCCGGCCGCCAGGAAGACGAACAGCGCCACCAGAGGCAGGAGCAGGTTGTGCTGGTTGATGCCGATCACCGCGAGCAGGACGGCGAGGATCTGCCCCACGGATGCCGCGATCTGGGTGGCGCGCACGTAGTCGAGCCGCGTGGCGAGCACGGCCCGGAGCACGCGGCCGCCGTCCATCGGGAACGCCGGAATCAGGTTGAAGAACAGGATCATGACATTGACGAGGAACAGCTCGGCCACGAAGCCGCCCGGGCCCTCGAGGGGAGGATTTCCGGAGAGCACGTTCCAGACCGGGTTGAGGAACGCCGCGATGCGGCGCGCTTCCGCGGGCCAGGCCGCGGCCAGCACGCCGAAGAGAAGACCCGCCAGGCCCAGCGTCACCGCCGGCCCCGCGATCGCCACGAGGAATTCGTGGAGGGGTCGCTCGGGAATCCGCTCGAGCCGCGCGACGCCTCCGATCGGAAGCAGCGTGATGTCGCGGGTGCGGATCCCGTAGCGGCGGGCGGTCAGCGCGTGCCCGAATTCGTGCAGCACGATGCAGGCGAAGACGGCCAGGAGGAGCAGCGCGGCCTCGATCGCCGGCGCGACCCCCTGTCCTTCGGCCAGGACGCCGAAAACGATCCACCCGATCAGCAGGAGGAACGTCGCGTGGATCCGGATGGGGATCCCCGCGATCCTCGCGATCTGCCAGGACCAGCGCACGCCGCGTGTTCGCCCGAGCGCGCTAGGCTCCGGCGGCGCTCCCCGCGGATCCCGGCAGGCCGGCCGCCGGGCCGGAGGGCGC
Coding sequences within:
- a CDS encoding ATP-binding protein; the encoded protein is MALRAESEASQRQFDRRTWGILGLAILVILAFTATIPSLYMGLVRSGFLGDRLPPGGGWVLLVGLIGLTALFCLYMVHQQLSINRLRERMVRDQMELEQSRGRLAELTSLFQLGNSLHMELPLETILEITVRRVASTLHSHDVTLFLYEPDTKALSAKAAFGLTPHEPEPDVALGEGAVGWAARHREPILMSARERDARFAEFFAAHPDVGSALFLPIALESKTFAVLQVCRAVRAEAFRLEHRDIGQLFAENVASVLDRAIVMDRLRRATSAVAAAALPGPDGHGGAFHDSFLGAAAAELKSPLTAIVAYSEVLDQNDRKMTPSMRAEFTGRLRSEAQRMMALVDDVLDLVRLDLGRYVLELRVTNVNDVARGAIEAVRAQADAKQIELELSVDRRVPNQHLDPAKVRQSIANVLRNGIRFSPMKSRIRVATWLRDDGVVVEIKDSGPPVAPESATSVFELESAVNEECKRCKDGLGFGLHLAKRFVELHGGSVSAGTDAASGGAAFWLTLPAGEDLSNVVGGDPFAGELAKS
- a CDS encoding site-2 protease family protein, whose product is MRWSWQIARIAGIPIRIHATFLLLIGWIVFGVLAEGQGVAPAIEAALLLLAVFACIVLHEFGHALTARRYGIRTRDITLLPIGGVARLERIPERPLHEFLVAIAGPAVTLGLAGLLFGVLAAAWPAEARRIAAFLNPVWNVLSGNPPLEGPGGFVAELFLVNVMILFFNLIPAFPMDGGRVLRAVLATRLDYVRATQIAASVGQILAVLLAVIGINQHNLLLPLVALFVFLAAGQESSMAQMRTAFAGVPVSRAMIRDFRTLRADEPLTRAVELLLSGDQQDFPVLGAFDGSPPVGILTRRDLMAALAHGPRDRAVGDVARRDCGTAHPREYLEDVFQRIDRSGCPALLVMEGGRVVGMVTLENVGELAMVHAALGRNARARSAGDRGRAGGMGTGPA